The sequence below is a genomic window from Bradyrhizobium septentrionale.
GCCTCGCCCTCGACCCGCAGCGAGGACGGATCGAGCCCCATCGGGAAGTCGTTGGCGATGAGCGTGTTGTCACCTGCGGGCAGGTCCAGCGTGATGACGCGGGTGACGCTCGCGCCATCGGGATAGACGGTGACGGCATCGACCTGCGAGGCCGCATCGAGATTGGCCGCGTGCAGCGGCTCGGCAACCAGCGCACCCGCCAGCACCAGGCTGGTGGTCACAAGACAATTGGCAATCTTTCGCATGACATCCCTCCGGAAAACGTCGCATCGCGCGCGATGAGCGGCGCGCCGGGCTCGCAGGCGCGCCGTTTCTCGTGGTGAGACGCAGCGAGGAAGGGACTGGTTCGATTGAGGTTTCGGTGCGGCGCGAGCATGGCGCCGTCGCGGCTGCGGTATGGCGCAGCCGCGTCTTTCGGCGTTAGCGATCGATCTTGCGTCGGATGAACAGGTAATTCGGCACGAAAGCGGCCATGGTGATGGCGATCATGATCCACCAGCCGCGTTGAAACGCCGCGATCCGGTCGGCCATCGAGACCGGCGTTGCCAAGATCGCGACAAAGATCGCGACGCCGATCGCCATGGCCGCCTGCCGGATCATGTTGATGACGCCGGAGCCGGTGGCAAACGACGAAGGCGGCAGCGCCCCGGCGCCGACGCCCATCAGGGTCGGAAAGGTCAGTCCGACGCCGATACCGGTGAACATCATACCGACCACAGCGGCAAGCACGTTGGCCTCGGGACCCATGCAGGTCGCCCAGATCGCGAGGGCGCCCGCGAAGGACAGGATTCCGGCGGACACGACCGCTGCCGCGCCAAAGCGCGCGATCAGGCGGCCCGCAAACAACAGTGAGGTGAACGGGACAAGCAAGGGACCCGGTGCGATCGCAAGTCCGGTCTGCAACGCAGACCAGCCCCATACGGTCTGGTCCCACAGCGCGACCGACAGCAACATCGCGCCAAACGCCGCCGAGTAAGGCGCCATCACCAGCGAGGCGCCGGTGAACGGCCTGACCGCGAACAGCGCGGGATCGACGAACGGGTTCTTCGATCTGAGACAGTGCCACGCGAAGGCGGCAAGCGAGACCGCTGCGACGGCAAAGCCGAGGACGACGCCGCGCGAACTCCATCCCCAGTCATTGGCCTTCACGATCGCAAAGGTCAGCGCACCGATGCCAGAGGTCACCTGCAGCGCCGCCCAGAAACTGGGACGCGGCACGTCGTGGCCGGGCACTTCAGGCAATTTCAGCCAGCCGATGATGAGCGCGACCACGCCGATCGGGACGTTGACGATGAAGATCCAGCGCCAGTCGAAGGTCACAAGCACGCCGCCCGCCAGCGGCCCGAGCGCGGCGGCAAGGCCGCCGATCGCGGTCCAGGTGCGCACCGCGCCAGGGCGCTGCTCGGGCGGAAACGACGCCAGCAGCAGGCCGATCGAGGTCGGGGTCATCAGCGCCGCACCGGCGGCCTGCGCGATGCGGGCGGCGACCAGGAATTCGACGTTGGGCGCAAGCGCGCACGCCGCCGACGCTGCGGTGAACAGCGCAACGCCGAGCAGGAAGCTCAGATTGCGGCTGTGCCGCTCCGCCAGCCGGCCGAAGAACACCAGCAGCGCCGCATAGGCGATCGCATAGCCGTTGAGGATCCAGGACAAATCCTCGAGCGAGGCGCCGCGGAATTCCTGCGCGATGTTCGGCAGCCCGACATTGACGATGAACAGGTCGAGATTGGCGAGGCAGATCCCGACCGACACGATTGCGAGCACCTGGCGTGGGGATGCCGTCGCCGCGCGCGGCTGCGCGTCAGTCCCGACGGCCAGCCCGATCGTCTCCACTTCCACCTCCGACATCATACCCTCCAGATACGTGCATATGCATCTGTTGCCATTAGGTGCATATGCATGTATATGTCAAGTCCGATCTGGAGGCAGCATGGCGAAAATCGAACCCGGCCGGTGCAATCTCACGGCGTTGCGCAAGGCGACGCGGCGCGTGTCGCAGCTCTACGATTCGATCCTCGCGACGTCAGGCCTGCGTGGCACGCAACGGGCGATTCTGGTCTACGTCAGGCGATCGGGATCCCCGACGATGGGGGAGCTCGCAGCCGCGCTGGTGCTCGACCGCACCGCGCTCAACCACAACCTCAAGCCGCTCGCGCGCGACGGCCTCCTGACCATCACTGTCGACAAGAACGACCGCCGCAGCCGCCTGGTGCGGCTGACCAAGCGCGGCGAAGCCCGGCTTGACGAGTCGCAGGCCGCCTGGCGTGAGGCACAGGAGCGCTTCGAGGGAGCCTTTGGCGCAAAACAGGCCGCCGATCTCAGGCAGACGCTCGAACTGGTCGCCGCGCTCGAATTTGGCGAACGCGCGGCGGATTTGCCGGCTTCGTAGCCACTTCAAACGAAAAGCGGCCCGGCGTTGCC
It includes:
- a CDS encoding MarR family winged helix-turn-helix transcriptional regulator; this encodes MAKIEPGRCNLTALRKATRRVSQLYDSILATSGLRGTQRAILVYVRRSGSPTMGELAAALVLDRTALNHNLKPLARDGLLTITVDKNDRRSRLVRLTKRGEARLDESQAAWREAQERFEGAFGAKQAADLRQTLELVAALEFGERAADLPAS
- a CDS encoding MFS transporter; translated protein: MSEVEVETIGLAVGTDAQPRAATASPRQVLAIVSVGICLANLDLFIVNVGLPNIAQEFRGASLEDLSWILNGYAIAYAALLVFFGRLAERHSRNLSFLLGVALFTAASAACALAPNVEFLVAARIAQAAGAALMTPTSIGLLLASFPPEQRPGAVRTWTAIGGLAAALGPLAGGVLVTFDWRWIFIVNVPIGVVALIIGWLKLPEVPGHDVPRPSFWAALQVTSGIGALTFAIVKANDWGWSSRGVVLGFAVAAVSLAAFAWHCLRSKNPFVDPALFAVRPFTGASLVMAPYSAAFGAMLLSVALWDQTVWGWSALQTGLAIAPGPLLVPFTSLLFAGRLIARFGAAAVVSAGILSFAGALAIWATCMGPEANVLAAVVGMMFTGIGVGLTFPTLMGVGAGALPPSSFATGSGVINMIRQAAMAIGVAIFVAILATPVSMADRIAAFQRGWWIMIAITMAAFVPNYLFIRRKIDR